TGCAAGATAtgctatatttaataaaaatattaattttttggcAATATATACTCAATATGCCAACTATAATATGAAATCCATATAGATTATCATgaccttttcttctttaaaatttgtatatttatttgttaaagtCGAAGCTGAATGCCATAACAGAAATTAATGCgaaaaactaattatttttatctccaTATCTTTCTATGAGAATATGCAGCTAAGCCTACACTACATCACATATCAAATAcacaaatttcaatattaaatattaaaactttatAACAGTTGATAAGTAACTTCTAAAACCTTACTTAGTAACATAAAcaatagaatatttgtattacCTTTCTTTATGCATATTCTGTACACAAGTATTCATAACATAGaacaaaatatcgaagaacTTATAAAAGGAATCAATATTGTAGATACTTAAATAAGAAATCCGTCACAATAGAAGGAGTGTATATATCGTATTCCCTataaattgtttctttaacaaatataatgaaaatgattattttaagTAAGATTTACAGTAACTTCTTTTTCAAACATTGTTACAGTTTTATATTGTCTAATATTTCACATTAAGGCGCTTTCATTCCTAACTATTAAAACATTGAAGATAAATTAAGAATTGTAtcagttttatatataaatgtatatgaaTGTAAGTTAGCTGCAtagtaattaaatacaaaCCCTGTTATCGTTGATGCACGTTCCGTATGACTGCATACAGAGCGCCTCACGATGTGTGCTATTCTTAAATGCAACTTCACATCGCAACGTCGTGTCCTAAGCATCACCACCGAGTAGCGATAGTAGCAAAATCAATAGATTGTTGTCTCTCATACGGGCTGAGCATTGGCTATGAAGTGTGATGGTTGTACCAAAACGTAACCAACGGTCTTACCTCACAACCAACCAGCGCCGATAACGGCACCACCCGCGCACCACTCTACTACTTGCGTGGTACACAGGCTGAACACAGAGGCACATTAAGTACAATATTATGTGCAAAACAGAATTGCGTATGTACAATGAGTGAGCCATGTTTTCTTTATTCAACGATCGTTTTTCATCGCACACTCAATACAATTTGTGCACCATGTGCCTCTGAAACAAAGGACAACCAGACTGATTAACATAAAATACAGGATGCCCACATATATTACTAAAGCACTTCTCTTATATTCCAATCTTTATACTCTCAATTCTTTAACACAAGCACATtaattcctcttttcttttcttctccttctttttttctcattttctctgatattttttttttttaataaaatagatagCATTACACGTCAAAAAAgctaatagaaaaattaggataaacaaaaaattgtgTACAGTACCTGAAGTATATAACacaattatacgatataaaatataaaaaatgcagCACTTCTTAaacggtaaaaataaaaacttacAATTTAACACTTTTcatattaatacaaatataataaatatatataaattttaaaggaaTAACTAATCAAAGTTGAAGCTACCTAATGCCATCTATTTATAGTACATTAAGCTTATGTAAAGTTTGAGAATGTACactaaaactattttttatactgcattaatattattgtattgttctacaatttcaataattaactATAGAATTCTACAAAGAATAACACATTGTTAAAAAGTCctcatttatcaatttttcttatttcttaattaacaTGGTAAgttatttaatgttaattatttttattccaaaaaCAGTGGGGCATCACCTTCATATAACCAGTCTGTGCTACATCGCCACTTTACCCTACCCTACCCCTTTTTAATTAAGTACAAATTTTCTCAAATACAACTGATCTAAACTTCAATAAATTCTTCAAAATCTActgttttaacaaaaataaaaaatgttaaacaagTAACTCTATTACTTACCCAATCCACGAGCAGCAACATCTGTTGCTACAAGAATTGAATCCTTATTTCttctaaattctaaaatttaatatagcaTAATGTATTGATTATATGAATAACGTAATGGAAATGTTATCagaataaacatatatatatatatatatatatatatatatatatattctaaacAAACCTGTAAGGACAAAATCTCTTTCTAGTTGTGATTTGTCACCATGTATACATACTGCTGGCCATCCATATCGACGAATAGTTTTAGTAATACTCTCCACCTTTTTCTTTGTCTCTACAAAAATTATTGTCTTCCCACCTTCTGGACTAACATTACTAATTTCCTGAAGAAGATCTTGCAATCTAAAGTAGaagaatagaatattaaattgtaagcaacatttaaaaagtaaaatattaatatattgaataaaaaagtCAGTTCTTCTTAgagataaaatatgaaaaatcacAAACTATCATATATTACTTTCAtcataaacgataaaataaaaaattttcattttgacataatttatactattagtaaatcaaaatatttaaaatacatactTCGCTTGCTTTTCATGTTCTTCACAGACATCAACAATCTGAAGAATATTATGATTAGCTGATAATGTTAATGATCCAATGTTCAATTGTGTATAGTCTACAAGGTATTCCTCTGCAAGGTTTCTAACTTCTTTCGGCCAAGTCGCAGACCACATCAATACCTGTCTATCTGGCCTAATTTgttcaataatttttcgaatttgaGGTTCAAAACCCATGTCTAGCATTCTATCTGCTTCATCTAATACCAAATACGTACATCTACGTAAATTAGTTATACCTCGTTCCAAGAAGTCAATTAATCGTCCTGGTGTGGCAATGCATATCTCAACTCCTTGTTCTAAATCGCGAGCTTGGCTTCCTTTTGGCGCACCACCAAAAATACAAGTGCTTCTTACATAGCCAAAATTATAAGTAACTTTTTGAATTTGCTGTGCCAATTCTCTTGTTGGTGCTAGAACTAGAGCAATTGGCCCATCACCATGATTTAATGGTTGTTGACTACTAATATGTACAATTGCAGGTAGGATGTATCCTAAAGTTTTCCCAGATCCAGTTTGTGCTATTCCAACCATATTTTGTCCAGACATTGCAATTGGCCATCCTTGAGCTTGAATAGCGGTTGGTTCACTAAACCCCTGCTTTCTAATACATTGCATTACATGATCAGgaaaatttccttcttcaaAATGTTGTATAGGATTAGGAATTTTCTCTCCCTTAAGAGTAATCTGATTCTCTTGTctaaatatatctatttctTGTGGATGACGTGATTGAACATTAGGATGTGgtatataaaaatcttttttaaacggctttaaattttcaaaactcCAGTTTGGCTTTTTTAAGGCTCCAATAGTACCAtgcatattatttttgttgcgATTTTCAAATCGCCCATTTCTATTATTAGCATTTCCATATACAGATCCCCTATCTTTTGTTCTATAGTTTCCACCATGATAACTAGCTCCATATGTcctgtaaaaaatttacgcacgtattataattaaaacaccttattatgtattttatatagatgTAGGGAACAAAGAGAATCAGCTccagataaaaaaatatgtggATTCCGAAGGCATGTTCCCAAATTACTATTCCTCCCACAAGCATTCATGCTCCATTGATATATACAAAATGGAGGCATGCCAAAATGAGAggcataattaattatattttcattagaaataaattttatgtttaacTCTACGTTTGTCCATTATTGTTAATATGcatatttatagatttatatacAAACCTAATTCTCAGGGATCCAATAGCTCCCGTTACATGTCGTAACCTTTAATAAACAATGACGGCTTTTATGCGTATgtacttaaaaatttatcagaaGTATTTTTGACAAGACACTTTTGCAGATAAATGTAAGAATACTTGTTCCCATATAAAAAAGTCCGTTACGTAACTTTACAtgtcgataaattttcaagacGATCTTATAGCGAAATGCAACGACGCATTGCGGATATCATATAATGGCCGAACATGAATGACTTTGAAGAGAGATAGTTACAATAttgagatataaatataaattatacaatataaatctacaattataattaaaaataatgttgtTACTCACATGTTTGATATGGTAATGGAAACTTTCAGTTCCTAATTAAATTACAGTTTAAGATGATAACTTGTGTTGGATCAATTGAACAAGGTAACGAATCctaaaatgataattaatttttattattgtcggtttacatttaaaacatgcaaaaatattacaagGGTAAATGAATTATCGATTACGatgtaacatttataaataaaaataaaaaaaaaaaggtgaaTTACGAACTACAGTCAAACGTCCTACTTACACCACATCCAGGAACAGAAAGAACAATTTAATATGTACCCGGATGTGACATACGTCAGGGACAAACGTATTCGAAAGTGGGGATGCGCAAAAGCTCCGAAAACACCTCTTTTCGTCCTCTGCGCATGTAATACAGAGTCGATTTTGATTGACTTGAAGGCAACAGACAACGTTATTCAACTCAGTAAATTATTTGCTGTACttacataattttctaaattgcaactatatatacgtatatgtttttaatattaatgtatttaatattataatatcaaaaaatttacTCTCGATTACATAATATCatgtaataattatagtttttcattaaaattattctatataagATGCTATACTCTGTTCAGCAACGAGTCAGGAAAGATAACTATAATTGGTCACGTGATCTCCCACTATTGGTTGATAGTTGCTAGTAAATTATGAGTTTTGAGAACAACCTGTtttattacagaaaatatttgaaattgtcaAATATTTGGAACTGTGATACTAAATCATACATATATTCACAAAAGTTtctattctataatattttaaaattattaattcatcttTGTTTCCCCAAAATTTTAATCATCTGGTTTTATTTAGTCCCCTGGACTCAACTCGTTTagcagaatatatatatatatgatgcTAGTTTGGTAATATTATTTAGCGTTGCTAGctttttttatgttattagtaaaattacatttttatttctcttaatataataatattatttacaggATTAATGTACAGCAATAagaatgtataacattatatttacatCAAGATCTAAATaagatttcaaatattccGCTTTACGTGTATCGTACACAAAAGGAAAGATAGTTCTAAGATTGAACACATGTAGCGCTAGTATTCTATTTGTTCACTTTATTCCAAAGAGATGTATTCTCTAGgtataattaaatactttgTGAGATACGTACAATCAGAATCAGGATCAGTCAGACAATCAGAAAACGTGTAGTGTGGTGTAACTGGTGTGAGTCTATCACGATCTGGTATAGGCAGTTGGTTGTGGAGTGCGTGCATTTGATGGGTTACCTTTTATGGCGATTCAAGTAAAAGAAAACATTGGTCAATCTTGTGATGTTCTAATAACAAATTGAAAGAGATATTTCTGATGGAAAAGTAAGCCCTCAGAATTTCTTATCcagtttttttcgttttaatatttgtgGTTTCGTTTAGGAAGAGATatcattttgtaaatataaagatGACGGCATCGTCGTGAATGAATAAGCCGTCTGTTTTAAGCCGTGAATAATGGTATTTTAAAGATATCgaatacttttaaaatataaataaaaagaattcttcgaaattttataagtgaacattttttatatttggatTATGTACAAAATGTTACTGAAGTTAAGAATAAAAGCATGGGAGAACTTTTATAATCAAATctcaattttctattaaataattaattatattttgtaaatactttatttttctttaaatttgctTTCCTACAGGTATATATATCTAACATAACTTATATGCATTTCATAAGGAAACATTTATAAACAAactttataaaacaaattttttaatgtttttatatcaatattaattattttaattatattttggtTCAAACTTATAGCCAtaacgttaaaataaaatgataaggTAATGAGTTATTTATGGGTAACTTgccaaataaattttatactgtATTTATAAATGAAGCACAGTTTGTCCTACATTTAAATAAGTAACTAATACCATtaaaagtttttaatatatttttatccatAGAAAGTGAATCTATATTTCATACTTATtcttagagaataaaaatgGGAACTaagaatgtatattttaagaatatgATGAGTCAACAATTACAAGAATATTACCTCATACCTACCTTATTCTTGGTGGAAATGATTGTACAAAgtcataatttcattaaaatttaatacaagaataatagaattgttattttatttcagaaatGTATCTTATCTATGATTTACAAactacattaaaaaatatatttatatgtaatctATTAACTGCATTAATCtaaaaagatttatattttatatgcagAATGTTTGGCAGCTTCAGATGGATAATAGCAATAGCAATCATTATATCATTAGTAAAGGCAAATTACTCACCTCCAGAGAGATTGACTGGAATGAATCCTTGTATAAGCAAACAAACATGTCATGAATGCATACAAACACCACATTGTGCCTGGTGTGCAGCACCAGTGAGtttttatttacatgtatattatatatgatttttatataattttatataattacatgtatattaataatataataataataatatttatatatagtatattttatataaataattaaaatatattaatctttACAGAAATTTTCAGAAAAGCGGTGTTTTCTACCAAACattaatactaaaatatttgcaacatGTCCTGGCGAATACACATGGAATCCAGACAATGTTTTTAGTATGATAAGACATAGAAATTTAACAAAAGGTGGTTATGCATATGGTGGTGCCAACAGTtatgaatattcatatatGAATTCTAGTATACATGGCTCTAGTTCACAGTCCACTAGTAGTGGTagtagcagcagcagcagtagCAGTGGTAGCAGAAGGCAAGAAGCTATACAAATTTGGCCACAAGAAGTTAATTTGAAACTTCGAATAAGTAAGTTAATgtagttattatatattaaactattttggcagaaaacaatatttacaatattagaGATACAATATAAATCTTTTAGATGAGGCACATAGAATGACTTTTGCTTATTCACAAGCTGAAGATTATCCTGTTGATTTGTACTATCTTATGGATTTGAGTAAATCTATGGAAGATGACAAGAAAAAATTATCAGATTTAGGTCAACTCTTAGTAGAAAGTATGAGTAAAATTACAAGTAACTTTCGACTAGGTTTTGGCAGTTTTGTTGATAAAGTTGTAATGCCTTATGTTAGTACAATGCCTAAGTCGTAAGTTTcccataaaaaattataatctttCTGCATgcataatttgaaattactattttacacttcatttaatgataaatttatagtCAGTTTTGTATTTTAGATTAATAGAACCATGTGATGGATGTGCAGCACCATATggctacaaaaatattatgacaTTGTCTCAAGATACAAGTCATTTTGCAgtaagtatataataatataattttgcaatgaatattccataaaaattattaacttttCTCATCTGTGTAGAGTTTAGTGCGAAATGCTTCAGTATCTGGAAACTTAGATGCGCCAGAAGGAGGATTTGATGCAATAATGCAAGCTATAGTTTGTAGACAGCAGATTGGCTGGCGTGAAAAGGCTCGTAGACTTTTAGTATTTTCTACAGATGCTGGTTTTCATTATGCAGGCGATGGTAAATTGGGTGGAATTGTCAAACCAAATGATGGTGAATGTCACTTAGATAGTACAGGACTTTACACACACTCATCATTACAAGACTATCCAAGTATTtctcaaattaatttaaaagttaaGCAAAATGCTATTAATGTTATATGGGCTGTTACGGAAGAACaaataaacgtatataaaAGGCTGACTAAACATGTAGAAGGATCTTTTGCTGGTAAATTATCAGATGACTCGAGTAACGTTGTAGAATTAATTCGTGAACAGTATGATGCAATTTCAAGTTCAGTTGAAATGAAAGATACAGCTAGCAGTGCTGTGAAGGTAAAATACTTCTCAAAATGTTTGGGTACGGGACCACTTATTGAAACTTCAAAATGTGATGGATTAAAAGTTGGAACAAAAGTGGAATTTACTGCAGAAATAGAAGTCACGAGTTGCCCAGAAAATAGGTCCGAATGGAAAcaaaaattcgatatttatcCAGTAAGAATAAAAGCATTCGCACTTgtttacataatttaatatttaaagttaaagaaacaaattttcttatctttttttagGTTGGAATTAATGAAACGCTTACTGTAAATTTGGAAATGTTATGTGACTGTGAATGCGAACGCGAAGGTGCTATGTATGAACCGAAATCACCAGAATGTAATGGTGTAGGAACTTTAAAATGTGGCATTTGTGAATGTTATGATGGATTTTTTGGAAAACGCTGTGAATGCAGTCCTCATCAAGAAATGACAGGATTAGATAAACATTTCCAATCTTGTAGACCTGATAATACTTCTCTTGTAGATTGTTCAGGGAGAGGAACTTGTGCTTGTGGTCAATGTGAATgtgaagaaagagaaaatccTGAAGAagtaaatatagatatatgactttaatataaaaatttgcatcTTTTTTGATTGAGTATATGATGTTGTTTTGTTGTTTGCAGATAATATCAGGTCATTTTTGCGAATGTGACAATTTCTCATGTGATCGAGATCAAGGTCATTTGTGCTCAAATCATGGAACATGCGAGTGCGGTCAATGTGTCTGTAATGCAGGATGGACTGGTCCATCTTGCAATTGTAGATCTTCAAATGAGACTTGTATTGCACCAGGAACTACCAATGGAGTGTTATGTTCAGGGCATGTAAGTTTTTTATTGctttaagaagaaaaagctTTATGTTGTTTTACAAGTTTAACTTCGATTAATCTTTCATCATTTAGGGAGATTGTGTTTGTGGTGAATGTATTTGTCATGAAGAAGGAAACACTAGATATTCTGGTAAACACTGTAATAAGTGTCCAACCTGTCCAAGCCGTtgtgaagaattaaaaaattgtgtatTATGTCAAATGTATGGTACTGGTAATTTCACTGATAAAGAGGAATGTGcaaaaaattgcaaagaaTTCGTCCCTGAACCAGTTGATACAGTTATACCAGATGTGGATAAGGATGAAGTTCCATGCTTTGGTATAGATGAAGACGActgcaaatataattttgtttattattacaatgAAACGAATTGCCTAAAAGTCAGAGCTCAGAAGGAAAGGGAATGTCCACCCCAAGTTTATATGCTCGGTATAGTATTAGGTGTAATTGCAGCTATTGTTTTAATCGGTCTTGCATTATTACTTTTGTGGAAACTATTAACAACTATACACGACAGAAGAGAATTCGCAAGAtttgaaaaggaaagaatgaTGGCTAAATGGGATAcggtaaaaatattaatttatctttaattttgtatattttgtatgcTGCAAAATCTTTCATTTCAATTATCTTTAAACAGGGTGAAAATCCAATTTATAAACAAGCAACTTCAACATTTAAAAATCCAACATATGctggaaaatgaaaatcatGAAAATAATCTCTATTTAatggaagaaattatttcattgcagaaaattgtgtttttatacataaatataaatttttgattgattaatatttaaatgataaacaaattttattatgcaGCGAATGAAGCTTTAGCActaattagaataattattaacattataattGATAAGTATTTAATGGAATCTAATGTAATATGAAGCTATCAAATTATTCATTAAGTATGATATT
This DNA window, taken from Bombus fervidus isolate BK054 chromosome 14, iyBomFerv1, whole genome shotgun sequence, encodes the following:
- the Mys gene encoding position-specific antigen beta subunit myospheroid; protein product: MEKMFGSFRWIIAIAIIISLVKANYSPPERLTGMNPCISKQTCHECIQTPHCAWCAAPKFSEKRCFLPNINTKIFATCPGEYTWNPDNVFSMIRHRNLTKGGYAYGGANSYEYSYMNSSIHGSSSQSTSSGSSSSSSSSGSRRQEAIQIWPQEVNLKLRINEAHRMTFAYSQAEDYPVDLYYLMDLSKSMEDDKKKLSDLGQLLVESMSKITSNFRLGFGSFVDKVVMPYVSTMPKSLIEPCDGCAAPYGYKNIMTLSQDTSHFASLVRNASVSGNLDAPEGGFDAIMQAIVCRQQIGWREKARRLLVFSTDAGFHYAGDGKLGGIVKPNDGECHLDSTGLYTHSSLQDYPSISQINLKVKQNAINVIWAVTEEQINVYKRLTKHVEGSFAGKLSDDSSNVVELIREQYDAISSSVEMKDTASSAVKVKYFSKCLGTGPLIETSKCDGLKVGTKVEFTAEIEVTSCPENRSEWKQKFDIYPVGINETLTVNLEMLCDCECEREGAMYEPKSPECNGVGTLKCGICECYDGFFGKRCECSPHQEMTGLDKHFQSCRPDNTSLVDCSGRGTCACGQCECEERENPEEIISGHFCECDNFSCDRDQGHLCSNHGTCECGQCVCNAGWTGPSCNCRSSNETCIAPGTTNGVLCSGHGDCVCGECICHEEGNTRYSGKHCNKCPTCPSRCEELKNCVLCQMYGTGNFTDKEECAKNCKEFVPEPVDTVIPDVDKDEVPCFGIDEDDCKYNFVYYYNETNCLKVRAQKERECPPQVYMLGIVLGVIAAIVLIGLALLLLWKLLTTIHDRREFARFEKERMMAKWDTGENPIYKQATSTFKNPTYAGK
- the LOC139994240 gene encoding ATP-dependent RNA helicase p62 isoform X2, which produces MTYGASYHGGNYRTKDRGSVYGNANNRNGRFENRNKNNMHGTIGALKKPNWSFENLKPFKKDFYIPHPNVQSRHPQEIDIFRQENQITLKGEKIPNPIQHFEEGNFPDHVMQCIRKQGFSEPTAIQAQGWPIAMSGQNMVGIAQTGSGKTLGYILPAIVHISSQQPLNHGDGPIALVLAPTRELAQQIQKVTYNFGYVRSTCIFGGAPKGSQARDLEQGVEICIATPGRLIDFLERGITNLRRCTYLVLDEADRMLDMGFEPQIRKIIEQIRPDRQVLMWSATWPKEVRNLAEEYLVDYTQLNIGSLTLSANHNILQIVDVCEEHEKQAKLQDLLQEISNVSPEGGKTIIFVETKKKVESITKTIRRYGWPAVCIHGDKSQLERDFVLTEFRRNKDSILVATDVAARGLDVDDVKYVINFDYPTSSEDYIHRIGRTGRSNNSGTSYAFFTPQNSRQAKGLINVLKEAKQVINPKLMELADRTGNDLARNRWGYGNYRRRETAFPKTHKRFDNLSYFDA
- the LOC139994240 gene encoding ATP-dependent RNA helicase p62 isoform X1, which codes for MLRHVTGAIGSLRIRTYGASYHGGNYRTKDRGSVYGNANNRNGRFENRNKNNMHGTIGALKKPNWSFENLKPFKKDFYIPHPNVQSRHPQEIDIFRQENQITLKGEKIPNPIQHFEEGNFPDHVMQCIRKQGFSEPTAIQAQGWPIAMSGQNMVGIAQTGSGKTLGYILPAIVHISSQQPLNHGDGPIALVLAPTRELAQQIQKVTYNFGYVRSTCIFGGAPKGSQARDLEQGVEICIATPGRLIDFLERGITNLRRCTYLVLDEADRMLDMGFEPQIRKIIEQIRPDRQVLMWSATWPKEVRNLAEEYLVDYTQLNIGSLTLSANHNILQIVDVCEEHEKQAKLQDLLQEISNVSPEGGKTIIFVETKKKVESITKTIRRYGWPAVCIHGDKSQLERDFVLTEFRRNKDSILVATDVAARGLDVDDVKYVINFDYPTSSEDYIHRIGRTGRSNNSGTSYAFFTPQNSRQAKGLINVLKEAKQVINPKLMELADRTGNDLARNRWGYGNYRRRETAFPKTHKRFDNLSYFDA